The following proteins come from a genomic window of bacterium:
- a CDS encoding sulfite exporter TauE/SafE family protein, giving the protein MTGVSLAILGAGVLVGLAASFTGLGGGFLMVPILLYLGFSAQKAVGTSFLGILIISISALAAHNKLANVDWRYGLLLGLGGVIGAQVGARLVERISTGTFKSVFAFVLAGLALYLWLKK; this is encoded by the coding sequence TGTGCTGGTGGGCCTGGCCGCCTCGTTCACCGGCCTGGGCGGGGGTTTCCTGATGGTGCCGATCCTGCTCTATCTGGGGTTCAGCGCGCAGAAAGCGGTGGGGACCTCGTTCCTGGGGATATTGATCATCTCGATCTCGGCCCTGGCGGCGCACAACAAGCTGGCGAATGTGGACTGGCGCTACGGGTTGCTGCTGGGCCTGGGCGGTGTGATCGGGGCGCAGGTGGGGGCGCGCCTGGTGGAGCGTATCTCCACCGGGACGTTCAAGAGCGTGTTCGCCTTTGTCCTGGCCGGCCTGGCGCTCTACCTTTGGCTGAAAAAATAG